CAATAAGAATTCGCCATCATGTCCAGATTTCAAGCAACTAAAAAGTTTTGTCTTTTTCTGTTCCAAAAACTGCCATACTAATACTCCTTTTATTTTTATTTGTTACGCAGTAAAAAGGCGATTTTGAAAGAAAAGGTATATTACCCTTACTTTCTCAAAATCGCCCTTTGAAAGCCTTATATTTCAAGCCCTTGCTTACTTCTACCTCGTAACATGGACATGAAAAAAGCGGTATTCCTATGTTTCCTTTAACAGAAACGAAAGATCACCGCTTTTATGATTTCCTATTTAATTTTGCACTTTCTTTATACCTTGTGTTATCTGTGGTAAAACGTTTCTATCTGCAAGAGTTTTTACAGCACATCAAGGCTCTTCCCTCAAAAGTAGTAAATTGGTAGTAAATTCAACTTGTACTCTTGCAAATATCCTTGTATTTCAAGGGGTTTGAGGGTTAGTTATTAAATTTAATATAAATCCCATACAAGCAATCACAGTTCCAGCTAAAATATCTGTTTGAATTAAGCGCCCCACGCCATTAAATGGTCCTATCATTTGGGCTGTTTTAGGACAAACAATTAGCGACGAGAGGGCCGATAGCTTTAACGTCGTTGTTTGGTCATCTCTAGGAGCAATATCTTTTATATGCAATTTTTGATGTAGAGCTTTTCTAAAAAAATCATGACAATCTAATTGAGTTTCTATACCGGTTAAATGCAAAAAGTTTCTAGGGTGAAAAACAGCATTAATACAATAATTGGAAGAGCAAAAAAGGACCTTTCTATAACAAAGTTGCTTATCATACTCCTGCGCTAAATCAAAAATCTTCGTAAGCAAAAGGGCCTTATCTTGGTTCATAATGTCTCCTTCTCAGTAAAAAGGGACACGGTTTAAACCGTGTCCCTTAACGACTGATTTTAGAGCTGTCCGCCAGCTTTCGGGCTCAGTGATGTCGTCCCGAGACTTATTCGGCTCATAAAGCACCGAATCCTT
This is a stretch of genomic DNA from Jonquetella anthropi DSM 22815. It encodes these proteins:
- a CDS encoding PBECR4 domain-containing protein, whose product is MNQDKALLLTKIFDLAQEYDKQLCYRKVLFCSSNYCINAVFHPRNFLHLTGIETQLDCHDFFRKALHQKLHIKDIAPRDDQTTTLKLSALSSLIVCPKTAQMIGPFNGVGRLIQTDILAGTVIACMGFILNLITNPQTP